The Nocardia terpenica nucleotide sequence GGCGGGCGCACAGCGAGCTCACACCATTCTCGGAGAGTTCTCGGCCTGTTGCGGGTGGGTATCGAGGGCTACTCTCGGCGCCATGTGTAGGAACATCACCGTCCTGCGAGGGCTGGAACCCCCGGCCACGGAGCAGGAAATCTACGCGGCCGCACAGCAATACGTGCGGAAGGTCGGTGGTCTGACGGGCCTGTCGTCCACCACCAAACCGGCCTTCGACAAGGCCGTCGCGGCCGTCGCCGCCGCGACCAGCACGCTGCTGGCCGAGTTACCCGACCGCCGGGTACCGCCGTCCACCGAACCGCCGCTGCGCCGGTTGGCCGCCGCGGACTGACTCGCCGCCGCCGCTGGTCTACGACGCCGTGACGCCGTAGACCGCGACGCAGTCCAGGGCGATCTCCAGTCGCAGGCTGCGCTGCTCGATCGGGTGACCGAGCAGCTGTTCGCTGCGCTGGATCCGGTAGCGCACCGTGTTCTTGTGCACCCCAAGCTTTTTCGCGGCCGCGTCCGGGCTGCGGTGACAGCGCAGATAGGCGTGCAGGGTCTCGCGCAGCCGCGCCGAGTTGCCGTCCGGCCCCGCCAGCGGGCCCAGTTCCCGGGCGATCAGCGCCCGCATCGCCGCCTCGTCGGCTCCGGCCAGATAGGCCACCTCGACCTCCGGATAGCGCACCACCCGGCCCGGATCCCCGACCGCCCGCTCGGCCACCTGCCGCGCCGCGACCGCCTCCCGATGACTCTCGCGAAAACCGGCGATCTGCGCGTCGATCGTGCCCACCGCGATGCGCACCGGTGCTCGCACCGACAGCCGATCCGGTTCGGCGTCGGATTCCAGCCCGATCCAGGCCCAGACGGCGCGCGCCCCGGACGGGATGGTCAGGACGCTGCCGCCGAGCGATGCGGCCAGCCGGGCGGCCGTCCGGTCGAGCAGGCCGAGCGCCTCGCTGTCGCCGGAACCGGCGCCGGTCGCGCTGTCGTCGAGCCACAGCACACACGCCAGATGCCGCTGCCCGAGCCGATACCCCAGCCGGGCCGAGGCGTAGTCGGGGTCCACCTCCTCCCCCGCCAGCAGCGCCCGCACGATCTCGGCGCGCTGGTTCAGGGCCGCGCGCAGGCCGCGCTCGCGCTCCTCCATATAGGTGTCGGTGAGCGCCTCCACCGAGGTGCTGATCCAGCGGATCGACCGGTCGAACAGCCACATCAGCGCCGTCCGCTCCACCTCGGGCGGCAGTCGGCGGTGGTCGAGGACCTCGGTCATGTACTCGTGCACCGCCTCCTGGCCGAGGTGATACACGCGCAGCAGCAGCCGCAGGTCGTGGCCGCGCCGGGCAATGGTGCGCGCGAACGCGTGCGCCTGCTCGGGAACCGGGTAGTCGTGGCCGTCGCGGGTGAGATTGCTGAGCACGGCCAGGGCGTGGGCGCGGGTACTGGCCTCCAGATCGCGGCGCATGTCCCGATCCACCAGCTCCGGCACGCGGGCGATGATCGCGGCGTCCAGGCGGTGCACGACCAGGTCGAGCGTCTCGGGCCGCAGTGTCTCGGCGACGAGATCGGCCAGCCACTGCCGGATCTCCACGGGATCGGCCGCCGTCGCCATCGAACCTCCGGAATTTGTGTTCGGGAGCCAAATATCGATCGAATTGTTGACCGGGACGGCCAAGAAGTCGAGGCCGGATTGTGTCACGATCATAGTTCGGTGAGGCGATTCACAATGCCTCGATTCGACCGCGAAGAAGGTGCCCGTGGAGACGTTCATCGAGGTGCGCAATCCGGCGACCGGTGCGGTCACCGGACAGGTCCCGGCGGCGACGGCGGACGAGGTGGCGGCCAAGGTCGCGGAACTGCGCCTGTATCAAGCGGAATGGGAGGCGATCGGGGCCGAGGGGCGCAAGCGGTGGTTGCTGACGCTGCAGGACTGGCTGATCGACAACACCGACCGGATCGCCGACATCGTGCAATCCGAGACGGGCAAGCCGCGGGTGGACGCGCTCATCGATGCCAGCTTCGCGGTCGATCTGCTCGGCTACTACGCCCGCCGCGCGGGCGGCTTCCTG carries:
- a CDS encoding DUF2277 domain-containing protein, which produces MCRNITVLRGLEPPATEQEIYAAAQQYVRKVGGLTGLSSTTKPAFDKAVAAVAAATSTLLAELPDRRVPPSTEPPLRRLAAAD
- a CDS encoding PucR family transcriptional regulator — encoded protein: MATAADPVEIRQWLADLVAETLRPETLDLVVHRLDAAIIARVPELVDRDMRRDLEASTRAHALAVLSNLTRDGHDYPVPEQAHAFARTIARRGHDLRLLLRVYHLGQEAVHEYMTEVLDHRRLPPEVERTALMWLFDRSIRWISTSVEALTDTYMEERERGLRAALNQRAEIVRALLAGEEVDPDYASARLGYRLGQRHLACVLWLDDSATGAGSGDSEALGLLDRTAARLAASLGGSVLTIPSGARAVWAWIGLESDAEPDRLSVRAPVRIAVGTIDAQIAGFRESHREAVAARQVAERAVGDPGRVVRYPEVEVAYLAGADEAAMRALIARELGPLAGPDGNSARLRETLHAYLRCHRSPDAAAKKLGVHKNTVRYRIQRSEQLLGHPIEQRSLRLEIALDCVAVYGVTAS